In a single window of the Bradyrhizobium erythrophlei genome:
- a CDS encoding phosphatidylserine/phosphatidylglycerophosphate/cardiolipin synthase family protein codes for MTAEAIYLRVGSLIADAPDLKADPTPETHRWVAQVLALIEAGELVNSASIATFKVASQNMEGPLRDLNAGTILSIAHQALAKAELHAPAELQGAFIAAGHAFDAFAAVGKALGTATGDVFIVDPYAEAKLLTDYAVLAPETVSLRVLTEATYSKALKPAAEHWRQQMKQALEVRLGAPRTLHDRLILIDGKTAFVLGQSFKDLATRAHTSLVRMPPDAGKLKIEAYELMWSSATLL; via the coding sequence TTGACGGCAGAAGCAATCTACCTGCGGGTCGGCAGCTTGATAGCCGACGCGCCCGACTTGAAGGCCGACCCGACACCCGAGACACACCGTTGGGTCGCACAGGTCTTGGCGCTGATAGAGGCGGGTGAGTTGGTGAATTCGGCGAGCATCGCTACGTTCAAAGTCGCGTCACAAAATATGGAAGGCCCGCTGCGAGATCTGAACGCGGGCACGATCTTGTCCATCGCGCATCAGGCCCTCGCGAAGGCGGAGCTTCACGCGCCCGCCGAGTTGCAGGGAGCGTTCATCGCTGCTGGACACGCCTTCGACGCATTCGCTGCGGTTGGCAAGGCGCTGGGCACGGCGACGGGCGACGTGTTCATCGTTGACCCGTATGCCGAGGCCAAGTTGCTGACCGACTATGCTGTGCTCGCGCCTGAGACTGTGTCGTTGCGGGTCTTGACCGAAGCAACGTATAGCAAGGCACTGAAGCCAGCGGCGGAGCACTGGCGGCAGCAGATGAAGCAAGCCCTTGAGGTGCGGCTCGGCGCACCGCGTACCCTGCATGATCGATTGATACTGATCGACGGCAAGACTGCCTTCGTGCTCGGGCAATCGTTCAAGGACTTGGCGACACGCGCCCACACGAGCCTCGTCCGCATGCCGCCAGACGCGGGGAAGCTCAAGATTGAAGCCTACGAACTGATGTGGTCGTCGGCGACATTGCTCTGA